The following DNA comes from Nitrogeniibacter aestuarii.
GCAACTCCAGTTCCTCTGCGATCTCGCGCAGCGTCAAGGGGCGCATCGCCACCTCTCCATAATCGAAGAACTGGCGCTGTTGGTCAACGATGGACTGCGCGACGCGCAAAATGGTGTCGAAGCGCTGCTGCACGTTCTTGATCAGCCATTTGGCCTCCTGCAGCTGGCCGCCCAGATCGCCGTTGTTGCCGCGATTCTGCTGGAGCAATTGCGCATACAGGGCATTGACCTTGAGCTTGGGCATGGCCTCGGGGTTGAGCGCGGCCGTCCACCGGCCGCGGACCTTGCGCACGACCACGTCCGGGATGACGTAACGCGTGTCGTTGAGGGCAAACTCGGCGCACGGACGCGGGCTGAGGCTGCAGATGAGGTGGTGCGCCTCCCGCAGGCTGTCTTCCGAGCATTGCAGGTTACGGCGGAGGCGGACAAAGTCGCGCTGGGCCAGCAATTCGAGGTGCTCGACAACGATGCGCATGGCCAGATCACGGGTGGGTGACTCGGGCAGCGAGCGCAGCTGGAGTGCCAGACATTCGGACGGGCTGCGTGCGCCGACGCCCGGGGGGTCGAGGTGCTGCAGGTGGTGCAGGGCAATCTGCAGGTCTTCGATCTCGACTTCGTTCTCCGGATCGAACATCTCCAGAATGTCGTCGAGTGATTGCGTCAGGTAGCCATCGTCGTCGAGAGCTTCCATGAGCAGGCGGACCAGCGACCGGTCGCGGTCGCTCATCGGGGTCAGTGCAATCTGTTGGTCGAGGTGTTCCCGCAGCGATACCTGGGCGGCGTGGAAGGACTGAAAGTCGCTGTCGTCGTCATCGTCCCGGTTGCTGCTGCTGCCCGAACTGGAGCTGGCCCAGTCGGACATCGCGTCGAGCACTTCGTTGCTCTGGGACTCGGTGCTCTCGCTTTCGTTGCGCTCGCCTTCGCCATCGCCCTCACTGCCGCTTTCGGGGCCGGGGCCCTCTTCACGCTCAAGCAGCGGGTTGTCGAGCAGTGCCTTCTCGATTTCCTGATTCAACTCGATCGTCGACAGCTGGAGCAGTTTGATGGACTGCTGCAGTTGTGGCGTCAGCGTGAGGTGCTGCGAGAGTTTGAGTTGAAGTGTGGGTTTCATGGGGAATCGCGCTGTCAGAGTCTGAAATGTTCGCCGAGATAGACCTGACGTACCTGGTCATTTTGCACGATATCGGATGGTGTGCCACTGGCAAGCACTTCACCCGAGTTGATGATGAATGCGCGCTCGCAGATGCCGAGGGTTTCGCGCACGTTGTGATCGGTGATCAACACACCGATGCCACGGTCCTTCAGGAAGCGAATGATCTTCTGGATATCGAGCACCGCGATGGGGTCAACGCCGGCAAACGGCTCGTCGAGCAGGATCAGCCGTGGCGACGTGGCCAGGGCCCGCGCGATCTCGCATCGGCGCCGCTCACCCCCGGAAAGCGAGATGGCCGTGCTGTCGCGCAGGTGGGCAATCCCGAGTTCTTCGAGCAGTTCTTCGAGCTTTTCATGCTGGGCTGTCCTGGGCAGGCCCTGAAGCTCCAGCACCGCAAGGATGTTCTCCTCGACCGTGAGCTTGCGAAATACGCTCATTTCCTGAGGCAGGTAAGACAGGCCAAGCTTCGCGCGCGCATGGATGGGCAGATGGGTCACGTCGGCTTCGTCGAGGGTGATCTGTCCGCCGTCGGCGGCGACAAGCCCCACGATCATGTAGAAACACGTGGTCTTGCCCGCGCCGTTGGGGCCGAGCAAACCCACCACTTCACCGCTGCCGACCTCGAACGAGACGTCGTGCACCACGGTGCGTGACTTGTACTTCTTCTGTAGTCCGGTGACCCTAAGCAGGCTCATCGTCGCGATCTTTCAGAATCTTGTGTATCACGTCGGCAGCAAAGCCCCGGCCCTGCAAAAAGCGGGCTTGCTTCGCCCATTCACGGGCGTCGACCGGCTGCCGGCCAAATTTCTTTTCCCACACTTCACGGGCGCGCACGGCGTCGTCCGAGTCGGTGGCCTCTTCAAGAGCGGCGTCGATCAAATGGTCGGGCACGCCCTTC
Coding sequences within:
- a CDS encoding RNA polymerase factor sigma-54 → MKPTLQLKLSQHLTLTPQLQQSIKLLQLSTIELNQEIEKALLDNPLLEREEGPGPESGSEGDGEGERNESESTESQSNEVLDAMSDWASSSSGSSSNRDDDDDSDFQSFHAAQVSLREHLDQQIALTPMSDRDRSLVRLLMEALDDDGYLTQSLDDILEMFDPENEVEIEDLQIALHHLQHLDPPGVGARSPSECLALQLRSLPESPTRDLAMRIVVEHLELLAQRDFVRLRRNLQCSEDSLREAHHLICSLSPRPCAEFALNDTRYVIPDVVVRKVRGRWTAALNPEAMPKLKVNALYAQLLQQNRGNNGDLGGQLQEAKWLIKNVQQRFDTILRVAQSIVDQQRQFFDYGEVAMRPLTLREIAEELELHESTISRVTTQKYMSTPRGVLEFKYFFGSHVATDTGGAASSTAIRALIRQLVEAEDRKKPLSDSKIADLLGQQGMVVARRTVAKYRESLNIPPVSKRKTI
- the lptB gene encoding LPS export ABC transporter ATP-binding protein codes for the protein MSLLRVTGLQKKYKSRTVVHDVSFEVGSGEVVGLLGPNGAGKTTCFYMIVGLVAADGGQITLDEADVTHLPIHARAKLGLSYLPQEMSVFRKLTVEENILAVLELQGLPRTAQHEKLEELLEELGIAHLRDSTAISLSGGERRRCEIARALATSPRLILLDEPFAGVDPIAVLDIQKIIRFLKDRGIGVLITDHNVRETLGICERAFIINSGEVLASGTPSDIVQNDQVRQVYLGEHFRL